A window from Acropora palmata chromosome 14, jaAcrPala1.3, whole genome shotgun sequence encodes these proteins:
- the LOC141866234 gene encoding uncharacterized protein LOC141866234 — protein MEKYFSAMEVNGRLWLLRRSFLVQKRTQVLHVETSKQTNQNTTLMAYTGSIQQKVEKQFQCTVTWRQEDGPWFLKDDAYTVYTSGDTYAETEIAALDVTNFYSGVYKNEIVINWSDFGPTKARVALFKGGSVVKEMMFDATGSDKFSWFSRDKLTCTLPWADIKGSSNFFSIKGDTRNSRRFFINKAYGGCPGDVGWMVIGGPNCDWEKNFGNNAILYSKLSTATKWQTPPAYANIGEADVLAVFVR, from the exons ATggagaaatatttttctgcgATGGAAGTGAATGGAAGGCTTTGGCTTTTGAGACGAAGCTTCTTGGTTCAAAAGAGAACCCAGGTTCTTCATGTGgagacatcaaaacaaacgaACCAAAACACAACACTAATGGCGTATACTGGATCAATTCAACAA AAGGTGGAGAAACAGTTCCAGTGTACTGTGACATGGAGGCAGGAG GATGGACCATGGTTTTTAAAAGATGATGCTTATACTGTGTACACTTCCGGCGACACTTACGCTGAGACTGAAATCGCCGCCCTTGACGTAACCAACTTTTACTCAGGTGTTTACAAGAATGAGATCGTTATCAATTGGAGTGATTTCGGCCCCACTAAG GCCAGGGTAGCTCTGTTCAAAGGAGGATCAGTTGTCAAGGAAATGATGTTCGACGCCACGGGATCTGACAAGTTCTCATGGTTTTCACGAGACAAACTGACATGTACCTTACCCTGGGCCGATATCAAAGGATCGTCCAATTTCTTCTCTATCAAAGGAGATACTAGAAATAGTCGCCGATTCTTCATTAACAAAGCTTATGGTGGTTGCCCTGGAGACGTAGGCTGGATGGTGATTGGCGGACCTAACTGCGACTGGGAAAAGAACTTCGGAAATAACGCGATACTCTACAGTAAACTGAGTACCGCCACAAAGTGGCAGACGCCCCCAGCTTACG CCAACATTGGAGAGGCAGATGTTTTGGCGGTGTTTGTGCGCTAA
- the LOC141866214 gene encoding uncharacterized protein LOC141866214 isoform X1: MKVLAVVVLVSVVALSRPHKAYDHLGCWKDVIKDDGLSFLPQIKRLRLKDRLSQIDQCAKSAIERGFPVFGIRNNSVCVGSVHASLTYMRYGPSTQCYNGTGGPTSMDFYDLDGNSPYHNTADEEEDGEKRNFIYDLYTSSYAQKKAAFSMKIPSNAAKHPLVRNGHVRPVFLQPLYKEIDEREFGAYKPPISGTNVLINPSFEQPLVNDPIRGWSCQGETDDPRGGVIARYTRENPKQGKYSGICLARLSEWAGPGQYIGNRVVSGRVYKFEGWTKILDRKRTGDIHNLELWIRFKKRGSKVQRSKRLARRTKFSQDYGWVHWHTAFEMPFARTGFQYVFIYFKGPKSTIDIVLDDIFLGEIPQRPDWKAYSDLLINRNRKRNIEFRVNITGSRYTTDLLPNLKLTVKQESHLFAFGAAVNSNFLLTKPKYRDFYLTNFQWAVLESSLKWGVVEPKQGLTNYVTADKAVDFLQAHNKLIRGHCVFWAVDTEVPFWVKRISNKQLKEELKDRITSLLGRYKGRFMQWDVNNEMLHGSYFADREGLSIRDWMYSVAGKIDPDVDLFVNDFDVVENGQLTQALVEEVQDLLLRGIPLDGIGVQGHFTGPVNPTLLSYRLKILSEAGLSIWLTEVDVLEVDPLKRAESLEVIMRSAFSNPSVQGLILWSFWNQSSWRGPYTSLVDGNEWKINAAGLRYRELLKQWTTHVTLAPTITDSSNAHFETRGFFGDYDVELELSNGLRSTQKFTLNPGNGPLFIYLHLPDPTSSKTSSDFPSSIANAHIVTEKPMIQNMGNQDPGEFQTDQDQDEEFLEFNDSNELTDSFKTLTGSYVGCFDNSNPLRQLQYRYGEHPAMTPDVCVKHCLYKGYPFAGLLLVSECFCGLYFNDDAEVSDELCKFPCQGDFRRSCGGQNDIAIYSTS; this comes from the exons ATGAAAGTTCTTGCAGTAGTTGTTTTGGTTTCGGTAGTTGCCCTCTCGCGACCCCACAAGG CCTATGATCACCTTGGTTGCTGGAAAGATGTCATTAAGGATGATGGTCTCAGCTTTCTACCACAAATTAAACGTCTGAGGTTAAAAGATAGATTATCTCAAATAGATCAATGTGCAAAGTCAGCCATAGAGCGTGGTTTCCCTGTGTTTGGAATTCGGAACAATTCAGTTTGTGTTGGAAGCGTTCATGCTTCACTCACTTACATGCGGTATGGTCCTTCAACACAGTGTTACAATGGCACAGGTGGACCAACATCAATGGATTTCTACGACTTAGATG GAAACTCACCTTATCACAACACAGCTGACGAGGAAGAAGATGGAGAAAAACGAAACTTTATCTACGACTTATATACTTCATCGTATGCTCAGAAGAAAGCTGCTTTTTCTATGAAGATACCGTCAAATGCTGCAAAACATCCCTTGGTTAGAAATGGTCACGTGAGGCCAGTCTTTCTGCAACCATTGTACAAAGAGATCGACGAGCGGGAGTTTGGAG CATACAAACCTCCAATAAGTGGAACAAACGTATTAATCAACCCCAGCTTTGAACAGCCTCTGGTGAATGATCCAATCAGAGGGTGGAGTTGTCAAGGAGAAACTGATGATCCACGTGGCGGTGTTATTGCACGGTACACCCGTGAGAATCCAAAACAAGGGAAATACAGTGGCATATGTCTGGCTAGACTCTCTGAATGGGCTGGCCCAGGACAGTATattg GGAATCGAGTCGTGTCAGGTCGCGTCTACAAATTTGAAGGATGGACAAAAATTCTGGATCGCAAGAGAACCGGAGATATTCATAACCTTGAGCTTTGGATTCGTTTTAAGAAAAGAGGCAGCAAGGTACAGAGAAGCAAAAGGCTTGCGCGAAGAACCAAATTCTCACAAG ATTATGGTTGGGTTCATTGGCACACAGCGTTTGAAATGCCATTTGCAAGAACAGGATTCCAGTACGTGTTCATCTACTTCAAGGGACCCAAGTCAACAATAGACATTGTATTGGATGATATCTTTTTAGGAGAAATCCCACAACGTCCTGATTGGAAAGCGTATAGTGACCTATTGATAAAcagaaatagaaaaagaaacataGAGTTCAG agTAAACATTACTGGCTCTCGATACACAACAGATCTTCTTCCTAATCTTAAACTGACA GTCAAGCAAGAGTCTCACCTATTTGCTTTCGGAGCTGCTGTTAacagtaattttcttttaacaaaacCGAAATATCGGGACTTCTATTTGACTAACTTTCAATGGGCGGTGTTGGAGAGCTCCCTCAAATGGGGTGTTGTCGAACCAAAGCAG GGTCTGACAAATTACGTCACTGCTGATAAAGCTGTAGATTTTCTTCAAGCTCACAA CAAACTAATCCGCGGTCATTGTGTCTTCTGGGCGGTTGACACCGAAGTACCATTTTGGGTCAAGAGAATTTCCAACAAACAACTCAAAGAAGAACTCAAAGACAGAATAACAAGTCTGCTCGGTCGATATAAAGGACG TTTCATGCAATGGGATGTAAACAATGAGATGCTTCATGGTTCATATTTTGCCGACAGAGAAGGTCTTTCTATTCGCGACTGGATGTATTCGGTCGCTGGAAAGATAGATCCTGATGTGGATTTGTTTGTCAATGACTTTGATGTTGTAGAAAACGGGCAACTAACTCAG GCTTTAGTCGAGGAAGTCCAAGATTTGCTGTTAAGAGGAATACCACTGGATGGAATCGGCGTCCAAGGTCATTTTACAGGCCCTGTTAATCCAACATTACTTTCA TATCGCCTCAAAATTCTTAGTGAAGCTGGGTTATCGATATGGCTAACAGAAGTCGACGTTCTTGAAGTGGATCCCCTGAAGAGAGCTGAGAGCCTTGAAGTGATCATGCGTAGTGCTTTTAGTAATCCAAGCGTTCAGGGATTGATTCTTTGGAGCTTTTGGAATCAAAGTTCTTGGAGAGGTCCCTATACTTCCCTAGTTGACGGCAACGAATGGAAG ATAAATGCTGCTGGTCTGCGGTATCGCGAATTACTTAAACAATGGACTACGCACGTCACTTTAGCGCCCACAATAACAGACTCATCAAACGCTCACTTTGAAACACGTGGTTTCTTCGGTGACTATGACGTGGAACTTGAACTCTCAAATGGACTGAGGTCTACTCAGAAATTCACTCTTAATCCTGGAAACGGTCCTCTTTTTATATATCTTCATCTTCCAG ATCCAACCTCTTCCAAAACAAGCTCAGATTTTCCTTCGAGTATAGCAAATGCTCACATTGTTACTGAAAAGCCGATGATCCAAAATATGGGAAATCAAGATCCCGGTGAATTTCAAACAGATCAAGACCAAGATGAGgaatttcttgaattcaatgATTCTAACGAACTAACAG ATTCTTTCAAGACTTTAACTGGATCATACGTTGGTTGTTTCGACAACTCGAATCCTCTACGACAACTCCAATACAGATACGGGGAACATCCAGCCATGACACCTGATGTGTGTGTTAAACACTGTCTCTACAAAGGGTATCCGTTTGCTGGGCTTTTATTGGTGTCTGAATGCTTCTGTGGTCTTTATTTCAATGACGATGCTGAGGTTAGCGATGAATTGTGCAAGTTCCCTTGTCAGGGAGACTTTCGAAGGAGCTGTGGGGGACAAAACGACATTGCAATTTACTctacaagttaa
- the LOC141866214 gene encoding uncharacterized protein LOC141866214 isoform X2 — MKVLAVVVLVSVVALSRPHKAYDHLGCWKDVIKDDGLSFLPQIKRLRLKDRLSQIDQCAKSAIERGFPVFGIRNNSVCVGSVHASLTYMRYGPSTQCYNGTGGPTSMDFYDLDGNSPYHNTADEEEDGEKRNFIYDLYTSSYAQKKAAFSMKIPSNAAKHPLVRNGHVRPVFLQPLYKEIDEREFGAYKPPISGTNVLINPSFEQPLVNDPIRGWSCQGETDDPRGGVIARYTRENPKQGKYSGICLARLSEWAGPGQYIGNRVVSGRVYKFEGWTKILDRKRTGDIHNLELWIRFKKRGSKVQRSKRLARRTKFSQDYGWVHWHTAFEMPFARTGFQYVFIYFKGPKSTIDIVLDDIFLGEIPQRPDWKAYSDLLINRNRKRNIEFRVNITGSRYTTDLLPNLKLTVKQESHLFAFGAAVNSNFLLTKPKYRDFYLTNFQWAVLESSLKWGVVEPKQGLTNYVTADKAVDFLQAHNKLIRGHCVFWAVDTEVPFWVKRISNKQLKEELKDRITSLLGRYKGRFMQWDVNNEMLHGSYFADREGLSIRDWMYSVAGKIDPDVDLFVNDFDVVENGQLTQALVEEVQDLLLRGIPLDGIGVQGHFTGPVNPTLLSINAAGLRYRELLKQWTTHVTLAPTITDSSNAHFETRGFFGDYDVELELSNGLRSTQKFTLNPGNGPLFIYLHLPDPTSSKTSSDFPSSIANAHIVTEKPMIQNMGNQDPGEFQTDQDQDEEFLEFNDSNELTDSFKTLTGSYVGCFDNSNPLRQLQYRYGEHPAMTPDVCVKHCLYKGYPFAGLLLVSECFCGLYFNDDAEVSDELCKFPCQGDFRRSCGGQNDIAIYSTS; from the exons ATGAAAGTTCTTGCAGTAGTTGTTTTGGTTTCGGTAGTTGCCCTCTCGCGACCCCACAAGG CCTATGATCACCTTGGTTGCTGGAAAGATGTCATTAAGGATGATGGTCTCAGCTTTCTACCACAAATTAAACGTCTGAGGTTAAAAGATAGATTATCTCAAATAGATCAATGTGCAAAGTCAGCCATAGAGCGTGGTTTCCCTGTGTTTGGAATTCGGAACAATTCAGTTTGTGTTGGAAGCGTTCATGCTTCACTCACTTACATGCGGTATGGTCCTTCAACACAGTGTTACAATGGCACAGGTGGACCAACATCAATGGATTTCTACGACTTAGATG GAAACTCACCTTATCACAACACAGCTGACGAGGAAGAAGATGGAGAAAAACGAAACTTTATCTACGACTTATATACTTCATCGTATGCTCAGAAGAAAGCTGCTTTTTCTATGAAGATACCGTCAAATGCTGCAAAACATCCCTTGGTTAGAAATGGTCACGTGAGGCCAGTCTTTCTGCAACCATTGTACAAAGAGATCGACGAGCGGGAGTTTGGAG CATACAAACCTCCAATAAGTGGAACAAACGTATTAATCAACCCCAGCTTTGAACAGCCTCTGGTGAATGATCCAATCAGAGGGTGGAGTTGTCAAGGAGAAACTGATGATCCACGTGGCGGTGTTATTGCACGGTACACCCGTGAGAATCCAAAACAAGGGAAATACAGTGGCATATGTCTGGCTAGACTCTCTGAATGGGCTGGCCCAGGACAGTATattg GGAATCGAGTCGTGTCAGGTCGCGTCTACAAATTTGAAGGATGGACAAAAATTCTGGATCGCAAGAGAACCGGAGATATTCATAACCTTGAGCTTTGGATTCGTTTTAAGAAAAGAGGCAGCAAGGTACAGAGAAGCAAAAGGCTTGCGCGAAGAACCAAATTCTCACAAG ATTATGGTTGGGTTCATTGGCACACAGCGTTTGAAATGCCATTTGCAAGAACAGGATTCCAGTACGTGTTCATCTACTTCAAGGGACCCAAGTCAACAATAGACATTGTATTGGATGATATCTTTTTAGGAGAAATCCCACAACGTCCTGATTGGAAAGCGTATAGTGACCTATTGATAAAcagaaatagaaaaagaaacataGAGTTCAG agTAAACATTACTGGCTCTCGATACACAACAGATCTTCTTCCTAATCTTAAACTGACA GTCAAGCAAGAGTCTCACCTATTTGCTTTCGGAGCTGCTGTTAacagtaattttcttttaacaaaacCGAAATATCGGGACTTCTATTTGACTAACTTTCAATGGGCGGTGTTGGAGAGCTCCCTCAAATGGGGTGTTGTCGAACCAAAGCAG GGTCTGACAAATTACGTCACTGCTGATAAAGCTGTAGATTTTCTTCAAGCTCACAA CAAACTAATCCGCGGTCATTGTGTCTTCTGGGCGGTTGACACCGAAGTACCATTTTGGGTCAAGAGAATTTCCAACAAACAACTCAAAGAAGAACTCAAAGACAGAATAACAAGTCTGCTCGGTCGATATAAAGGACG TTTCATGCAATGGGATGTAAACAATGAGATGCTTCATGGTTCATATTTTGCCGACAGAGAAGGTCTTTCTATTCGCGACTGGATGTATTCGGTCGCTGGAAAGATAGATCCTGATGTGGATTTGTTTGTCAATGACTTTGATGTTGTAGAAAACGGGCAACTAACTCAG GCTTTAGTCGAGGAAGTCCAAGATTTGCTGTTAAGAGGAATACCACTGGATGGAATCGGCGTCCAAGGTCATTTTACAGGCCCTGTTAATCCAACATTACTTTCA ATAAATGCTGCTGGTCTGCGGTATCGCGAATTACTTAAACAATGGACTACGCACGTCACTTTAGCGCCCACAATAACAGACTCATCAAACGCTCACTTTGAAACACGTGGTTTCTTCGGTGACTATGACGTGGAACTTGAACTCTCAAATGGACTGAGGTCTACTCAGAAATTCACTCTTAATCCTGGAAACGGTCCTCTTTTTATATATCTTCATCTTCCAG ATCCAACCTCTTCCAAAACAAGCTCAGATTTTCCTTCGAGTATAGCAAATGCTCACATTGTTACTGAAAAGCCGATGATCCAAAATATGGGAAATCAAGATCCCGGTGAATTTCAAACAGATCAAGACCAAGATGAGgaatttcttgaattcaatgATTCTAACGAACTAACAG ATTCTTTCAAGACTTTAACTGGATCATACGTTGGTTGTTTCGACAACTCGAATCCTCTACGACAACTCCAATACAGATACGGGGAACATCCAGCCATGACACCTGATGTGTGTGTTAAACACTGTCTCTACAAAGGGTATCCGTTTGCTGGGCTTTTATTGGTGTCTGAATGCTTCTGTGGTCTTTATTTCAATGACGATGCTGAGGTTAGCGATGAATTGTGCAAGTTCCCTTGTCAGGGAGACTTTCGAAGGAGCTGTGGGGGACAAAACGACATTGCAATTTACTctacaagttaa